In Rhodopirellula halodulae, one DNA window encodes the following:
- a CDS encoding NfeD family protein — translation MRFLKEHGDLSRRRIVSGRGRILVAAWLMLIQLWTLGACFAQPATDAKSGFLLDVPSPLTSQDVDRLLGRLNQWAAASKRGDAADGGRTTVVLRMGTTGQDSSAAAVASSNEDDNTSRSDQERKSSQPTALEDALKIARAVSGSDLKRIRLVVWVDGEVTGHDVLLPLAAETLLVSRGGSLGDATRYETNPDETIGVLYQSIARRRGLVPEPLVLGLADPQLEVSRVELLEQPATFMSGETLDQARNEGNLVSESTWSEAGEPLVLDSERLRRVRAAAAIVGSENAVMDWLELSRLQKDEAQSTGALVGRLVRITGNVTRARVRRWQSNLAASVESPDVNAWLVAIDSPGGSLSRSASLAATLADPGPEIRVVGGLVTGEARGDAALLALACRPLLLMPDAKLGGSGADVMSPNDVRRESELIELIADASGRSAALIEGLLDSSVSVHRYVNRRSGRVRYATSEQIQSEADEATADDWQRMEKIELANGLTATQAIELGLAEGTVDSLPEAATSIGLSGVPPELSDRGVVRWVERLGRQSGLAFSLLVIGFMMLSIEASAPGLGVPGFVAMVCFACFFWIKYLAGTAEWLELLAFGLGLACIGIEIFVLPGFGVFGIGGLLLTALGVLLMSQTFVVPQNAYQVGELTRGLWVTLGGLGGCVIGMFLVRLYLPQAAVATGLSMGVPEAQISETERLAHYDDLMGQEGVATTPLRPSGKGQFGETIVAVVSDGSAIERGQPIRVIQVLGNRVTVEAVD, via the coding sequence ATGAGATTTCTGAAGGAGCACGGCGATCTTTCGCGACGACGGATTGTCTCCGGTAGGGGACGAATCCTGGTTGCCGCGTGGTTGATGCTGATCCAGCTCTGGACGTTGGGAGCTTGCTTCGCACAGCCCGCCACCGATGCGAAGTCAGGTTTTTTGCTGGACGTGCCGTCGCCATTGACGTCGCAGGATGTGGATCGGCTGCTCGGACGATTGAACCAGTGGGCTGCCGCATCGAAGCGTGGGGACGCAGCCGATGGTGGGCGGACCACGGTGGTGCTGCGAATGGGAACGACGGGCCAGGATTCGTCCGCCGCCGCAGTCGCGTCATCGAACGAAGACGACAACACCAGCCGAAGTGATCAGGAGCGAAAGTCCAGTCAGCCGACGGCACTCGAAGATGCCTTGAAAATCGCTCGAGCGGTTTCCGGCAGTGATCTGAAACGCATTCGCTTGGTGGTCTGGGTTGACGGCGAAGTCACAGGCCACGACGTGTTGCTGCCACTTGCCGCCGAAACGCTGTTGGTCTCTCGCGGCGGATCACTGGGCGATGCGACTCGGTATGAGACCAATCCGGACGAAACGATTGGCGTGCTGTATCAATCGATCGCTCGGCGTCGTGGTTTGGTCCCGGAACCATTGGTGCTTGGTTTAGCGGATCCGCAGTTGGAGGTTTCGCGGGTTGAGCTGTTGGAACAACCAGCAACGTTCATGAGCGGCGAAACGTTGGACCAAGCTAGGAACGAAGGCAACTTGGTCTCCGAGTCGACTTGGTCCGAAGCGGGTGAACCATTGGTGTTGGATTCGGAACGCTTGCGACGTGTCCGAGCTGCCGCGGCAATCGTCGGGTCCGAGAACGCCGTGATGGATTGGCTAGAACTCTCACGGCTTCAGAAAGACGAGGCTCAATCGACGGGAGCGTTGGTGGGCAGGTTGGTTCGGATCACAGGCAATGTGACTCGGGCGCGCGTCCGCCGATGGCAGAGCAACTTGGCGGCCAGCGTGGAGTCGCCGGATGTGAATGCGTGGTTGGTCGCGATTGATTCTCCCGGCGGCAGTTTGAGCCGCAGCGCATCGTTGGCGGCGACTTTGGCGGATCCGGGGCCTGAGATTCGAGTGGTGGGTGGCCTGGTTACGGGGGAAGCTCGCGGGGACGCGGCGTTGTTGGCACTCGCTTGTCGTCCGTTGTTGCTCATGCCGGATGCGAAACTTGGCGGCAGCGGGGCGGACGTGATGAGCCCCAACGATGTACGGCGTGAATCGGAGTTGATCGAATTGATCGCCGACGCGTCGGGACGCAGTGCGGCCTTGATCGAAGGGTTGTTGGATTCGTCGGTCTCAGTGCATCGCTATGTCAATCGACGATCCGGACGAGTCCGCTACGCGACATCGGAGCAAATTCAAAGCGAAGCGGATGAGGCCACCGCGGACGATTGGCAACGGATGGAAAAGATCGAGTTGGCGAACGGATTGACCGCAACACAAGCGATCGAATTGGGATTGGCAGAAGGCACTGTTGACTCGTTGCCGGAGGCGGCGACTTCGATCGGGTTGAGTGGCGTACCGCCGGAACTGTCCGATCGCGGCGTCGTGCGATGGGTGGAACGTCTGGGACGGCAATCGGGGTTGGCGTTTTCTTTGTTGGTGATCGGGTTCATGATGCTGTCGATCGAAGCCAGTGCACCCGGTTTGGGCGTGCCAGGTTTTGTCGCGATGGTCTGCTTCGCCTGCTTCTTTTGGATCAAGTATCTCGCGGGGACGGCGGAGTGGCTTGAACTGCTGGCGTTCGGTTTGGGGTTGGCGTGCATTGGGATCGAGATCTTTGTTTTGCCCGGATTTGGTGTCTTTGGGATTGGCGGACTGCTCCTGACCGCCTTGGGTGTACTGCTGATGAGCCAAACGTTCGTCGTTCCTCAGAACGCTTACCAAGTCGGTGAGCTGACGCGTGGTTTGTGGGTGACACTGGGCGGCTTAGGCGGATGTGTGATTGGAATGTTTTTGGTGCGTCTGTACCTGCCACAGGCGGCCGTGGCCACGGGATTGTCGATGGGGGTTCCGGAGGCCCAAATCAGCGAAACGGAACGCTTGGCTCACTACGACGACTTGATGGGACAAGAAGGTGTGGCCACGACACCGCTTCGTCCCAGCGGAAAAGGTCAGTTCGGCGAAACCATCGTCGCGGTGGTCAGCGATGGATCGGCGATCGAACGCGGTCAACCCATCCGTGTGATTCAAGTGTTGGGCAACCGAGTCACCGTTGAGGCGGTGGATTGA
- a CDS encoding dicarboxylate/amino acid:cation symporter, which translates to MTESPKHSQALTYWIAGAIVAAIAMALAAPNFAAHFEIGGELFLRALKMIVVPLVFTSVMCGVLGMGDIRQLGRPGATAVGYYLCTTVFAVAIGLVVVNVIRPGVGTVDPARLEEIAASSELPHGEAEPPGMGVVLENLALMLVTDNLFQAAADTQLLPIIVFTIAIGALMTTMMDNVRTISNLITEANELLLRFVMALMKLAPLGIFCLVTARFGKAHAEGQFLQELQQIGWYFAAVVIGLAIHGFVVLPAIYYLITKKNPYHYISAMSQALLTAFSTASSSATLPVTLECAESAGVSKRSTEFVIPLGATINMDGTALYEAAAAIFIAQAIGFELSIADQLIVAVTATLAAIGAAGIPEAGLVTMLIVLGAVGLPLEYLGLILAVDWLLDRFRTAVNVLGDSVGAAVVGTTIPEPAAATTD; encoded by the coding sequence ATGACGGAATCGCCCAAGCACAGCCAAGCCCTGACCTACTGGATCGCGGGTGCGATCGTGGCGGCTATCGCGATGGCACTGGCTGCACCAAATTTCGCGGCACACTTCGAAATTGGCGGCGAATTATTTCTGCGTGCCTTGAAGATGATCGTCGTGCCGTTGGTGTTCACGTCTGTGATGTGCGGTGTGCTCGGGATGGGCGACATCCGACAACTCGGTCGTCCCGGTGCGACGGCGGTTGGCTACTACCTGTGCACAACGGTGTTTGCGGTCGCGATTGGTTTGGTGGTTGTGAACGTCATTCGGCCGGGAGTGGGGACGGTCGATCCAGCCAGGTTAGAAGAAATCGCGGCCAGCTCTGAATTGCCACATGGTGAAGCGGAGCCGCCTGGAATGGGCGTCGTGCTGGAGAACTTGGCACTCATGCTGGTGACGGACAATTTGTTCCAAGCCGCCGCGGACACTCAGTTGTTGCCAATCATTGTGTTCACGATTGCGATTGGCGCGTTGATGACCACAATGATGGACAACGTCCGGACCATTTCGAATTTGATCACCGAGGCCAACGAACTCTTGCTGCGGTTCGTGATGGCGCTGATGAAGCTGGCGCCTCTGGGGATCTTTTGTTTGGTGACGGCGCGTTTTGGGAAGGCGCACGCGGAAGGGCAGTTCTTGCAAGAGTTGCAACAAATCGGTTGGTACTTTGCCGCGGTCGTGATCGGATTGGCCATTCACGGATTTGTAGTGCTGCCCGCGATTTACTATTTGATCACGAAGAAGAATCCATACCACTACATCTCCGCGATGAGTCAGGCGTTGTTGACGGCATTTTCGACGGCCAGTTCGTCCGCAACGTTGCCGGTGACATTGGAGTGCGCCGAATCCGCCGGAGTGTCGAAACGTTCCACCGAATTTGTGATTCCCTTGGGAGCCACCATCAACATGGACGGGACCGCGCTCTACGAAGCCGCCGCGGCGATCTTCATTGCTCAAGCCATCGGTTTCGAACTTTCCATCGCGGATCAGTTGATTGTTGCGGTCACAGCGACATTGGCAGCGATCGGAGCCGCCGGCATCCCAGAAGCCGGTTTGGTCACCATGTTGATTGTCTTGGGAGCCGTCGGGTTGCCGCTGGAATACCTGGGGCTGATCCTGGCCGTTGATTGGCTATTGGATCGTTTCCGAACCGCGGTCAATGTGCTGGGTGACAGCGTGGGGGCTGCCGTGGTGGGCACGACGATCCCGGAGCCAGCCGCCGCGACGACGGATTGA
- a CDS encoding MFS transporter, with amino-acid sequence MPYSKRRNTRRAAIGSLFFVAGLFAGTIVAVPKLHRAWLAEQTPVEMTCGELLQNGIGEASVVRLTDATVAEPPEEMQFAMLEPDPNAMQAMPVGSGMGAWMSGDKVGMAKKTLADALRHPRAQTMLDEMVRGEVMPQHLGGTNMPQPLKLSPGREVAAKAVDEVRSTGSLTVFVSEDPTIQWIADGANLLGVGLPESFVDLAKLDCYSLHPVALTESKQNAAIWAVGSALTLTLGWLLCSSAGWGIWILFCPIAAVAGVFGLPMRSGRGNKVTWTLAFFAGGFCLAAAFVLTVFLGGLGSTPSSWAFQAAGFVSLCAGLALWLGILGSMKTKRNMAMSISSLDNLVVAEPKRSRSSKKAAKKSSGDVDASKFASDGVRQDKLQETLSKNASYSRRYLDPRLSVPANLTIRDEANENIIVWQNNAFEEPLAIEIGRGDAACSATVQVGCQNLVLAMTDELDGNIRLRLISFLDNGHCLISVDGSYPQLTENLSNEFATISVFESADAKKLLAKHLEVSADAAERQHSGLIRLDSNEWRDIVLLSERAVKSVLHDEGLQKWEIHDATYGRFAFPCRPIQSMQPV; translated from the coding sequence ATGCCATATTCAAAACGACGAAACACGCGGCGGGCCGCGATCGGAAGTTTGTTCTTCGTAGCAGGTTTGTTCGCCGGAACGATCGTCGCCGTTCCAAAACTGCATCGTGCTTGGTTGGCGGAACAAACTCCCGTCGAGATGACCTGCGGTGAACTACTGCAAAACGGCATTGGGGAAGCCTCCGTGGTTCGATTGACGGACGCAACCGTTGCCGAACCGCCCGAAGAGATGCAGTTCGCCATGTTGGAGCCAGACCCCAACGCAATGCAGGCCATGCCAGTCGGAAGCGGCATGGGGGCCTGGATGTCGGGCGACAAAGTTGGCATGGCCAAGAAAACACTCGCTGATGCTCTCCGCCACCCCCGCGCCCAAACCATGTTGGACGAAATGGTTCGTGGCGAAGTCATGCCACAGCACTTGGGCGGCACCAACATGCCACAACCTCTGAAGCTTTCACCCGGTCGCGAAGTCGCTGCCAAAGCAGTGGACGAAGTTCGTTCCACCGGATCGCTGACCGTGTTTGTCAGCGAAGATCCAACGATTCAGTGGATCGCGGACGGCGCGAACCTGCTAGGCGTTGGACTCCCCGAGTCTTTCGTCGATCTGGCCAAACTCGATTGCTATTCGCTGCACCCGGTCGCGCTGACCGAATCAAAACAGAATGCTGCAATCTGGGCGGTGGGCTCTGCACTCACCTTGACGCTTGGCTGGTTGCTTTGCAGTTCTGCTGGTTGGGGCATTTGGATCCTGTTCTGTCCCATCGCCGCGGTTGCCGGCGTGTTTGGCCTTCCGATGCGATCCGGTCGTGGAAACAAGGTCACCTGGACGCTCGCGTTCTTTGCCGGTGGATTCTGTCTCGCCGCGGCTTTCGTGCTGACGGTCTTTCTGGGCGGCTTGGGATCCACGCCATCCAGTTGGGCGTTTCAAGCAGCTGGCTTCGTGTCTCTGTGTGCTGGTTTGGCGTTGTGGCTGGGGATCCTTGGCAGCATGAAAACGAAACGCAATATGGCGATGTCGATCAGCTCGCTGGACAACTTGGTTGTCGCCGAGCCCAAACGTTCGCGATCCAGTAAGAAAGCCGCGAAAAAGTCATCCGGCGATGTCGACGCATCCAAATTTGCTTCCGATGGTGTGCGACAAGACAAGCTGCAGGAAACGCTATCCAAAAACGCCAGCTACTCACGCCGCTACTTGGATCCTCGTTTGAGCGTTCCTGCCAACTTAACGATTCGCGACGAAGCGAATGAGAACATCATCGTTTGGCAGAACAATGCGTTCGAGGAACCGTTGGCCATCGAAATTGGTCGCGGCGACGCGGCTTGTTCCGCCACGGTTCAAGTCGGCTGTCAGAATCTTGTGCTTGCCATGACCGATGAACTCGATGGCAACATCCGGTTGCGTCTGATCAGCTTCCTAGACAATGGGCATTGCTTGATCAGCGTTGACGGATCGTATCCTCAACTGACCGAAAACCTCAGCAACGAATTCGCGACCATTTCCGTGTTTGAATCGGCGGACGCGAAAAAGTTGTTGGCGAAGCACTTGGAAGTTTCTGCGGATGCGGCGGAACGTCAGCACTCCGGTTTGATTCGTTTGGACTCCAACGAATGGCGCGACATCGTGTTGCTATCCGAGCGTGCGGTGAAGTCCGTCTTGCACGACGAAGGCTTGCAGAAGTGGGAAATTCACGACGCGACCTACGGTCGTTTCGCGTTCCCTTGCCGGCCGATTCAATCGATGCAACCGGTTTGA
- a CDS encoding endonuclease/exonuclease/phosphatase family protein: MVIQLLWKLLWGDSSKKRRRSRRSSTSLLRWFTPGLSVTGVLGVILAGLTGQIDLPTLDSLRGKEEPVYEDPLAASLTPEQMASRVDSGKAPMGRIAPVSLVTPASGPTQKNNASIRVATFNIQVFGKSKSEKPEVMRRLAQVCLLFDVVAIQEIKGDPKLPINGLLDEIASLGGNYSATVSAPQGRTSQTERYGFVWDVNRIDLVPDSDYLVNDDQDLMHRAPMVASFQTRVTPTASRQPFRFTMINVHTDPDEVGSRVGDRPDNEMNVLDDVFHSVRMFEYQSHGEEDFLLVGDLNVDTQWLLEMGRIPNVQSLVGDQPTNTLRTKTYDHVMMDTATTREFTGRAGVLDLMSALRIPEDQALKVSDHMPVWAEFGVYELPPR, translated from the coding sequence GTGGTGATCCAATTGCTGTGGAAATTGCTCTGGGGAGACTCGTCGAAGAAACGGCGACGGTCGCGGCGTTCAAGCACGTCGTTGCTGCGTTGGTTCACGCCAGGACTGTCCGTCACCGGAGTCTTGGGAGTCATCCTGGCGGGTTTGACCGGGCAAATCGATCTGCCGACGCTCGATTCCCTTCGAGGCAAAGAAGAACCGGTTTACGAAGACCCGCTGGCGGCTTCGTTGACGCCGGAGCAAATGGCTTCGCGAGTCGATTCGGGAAAGGCCCCGATGGGACGCATCGCACCGGTCAGTTTGGTCACGCCGGCCAGTGGACCAACTCAGAAAAACAACGCGTCGATTCGCGTGGCCACGTTCAACATTCAAGTTTTCGGCAAAAGTAAATCGGAAAAGCCAGAAGTGATGCGGCGTTTGGCGCAAGTCTGCTTACTCTTTGACGTCGTCGCGATTCAGGAGATCAAAGGCGACCCGAAATTGCCAATCAACGGCTTGTTGGATGAAATCGCCAGCCTTGGCGGCAACTACAGCGCGACGGTCAGTGCGCCACAAGGACGAACGAGCCAAACCGAACGATATGGATTCGTTTGGGATGTCAATCGAATCGATTTGGTGCCGGATTCAGATTACTTGGTCAACGACGATCAGGATTTGATGCACCGGGCACCGATGGTCGCCAGCTTTCAAACTCGCGTCACGCCGACTGCCAGTCGCCAACCGTTTCGATTCACCATGATCAACGTCCACACGGACCCGGATGAAGTCGGATCACGCGTCGGAGATCGCCCGGACAACGAAATGAACGTTTTGGATGACGTTTTTCACAGCGTTCGGATGTTTGAATATCAAAGTCACGGCGAAGAAGACTTCCTATTGGTCGGTGACCTGAATGTCGACACGCAGTGGTTGCTCGAAATGGGCAGGATTCCGAACGTTCAGTCTTTGGTCGGTGACCAACCGACGAACACGCTGCGGACGAAGACCTATGACCATGTGATGATGGACACGGCGACCACGCGCGAATTCACCGGGCGTGCCGGTGTGTTGGATTTGATGTCCGCTCTTCGAATTCCCGAAGACCAGGCGTTGAAGGTCAGCGATCACATGCCCGTTTGGGCCGAGTTCGGGGTGTACGAATTGCCGCCGCGATAG
- a CDS encoding cytochrome c family protein yields the protein MTRSLSTFPIASVITGLALAMTAIGLYQTSDLSRGNATGTEKDSPIAANAPAQAPTEGGLVVANRRSSSVVGTAATPVDPHLTMGSETCVKCHANEVKVWQSTPHFRTFEELHRRPAAKEIASRLGVRSIKYDGRCVDCHYTQQTDVASGNVHAIAGVSCESCHGSAKNWLDLHHDYGGEQVTRAMETPEHKQQRLQRSVAAGMRNPVNAYLVAQSCLRCHTTADEELVNVGGHPTGSLDFEFVSWSQGTLRHNFIASDGQSNASNTKDRLRVMFVSGMIADLEASLRATAAATQKAKFGVTSAKRADRAAKRLLSVSQKVSSKYLEDILLVYSGVTLKLNNRNELTQAADTIADLGYQFASETNGHVLAPLDAFIPPQNRWK from the coding sequence ATGACACGTTCACTCTCGACCTTTCCGATTGCCTCCGTCATCACCGGTCTCGCATTGGCCATGACGGCGATCGGTCTTTACCAAACATCAGATCTGTCGCGGGGCAATGCGACTGGGACGGAGAAGGATTCACCAATCGCCGCGAATGCACCTGCGCAAGCACCGACGGAAGGCGGATTGGTCGTCGCCAACCGACGCTCCAGCAGCGTTGTCGGGACGGCGGCGACACCGGTGGATCCGCACCTGACGATGGGAAGTGAAACCTGCGTGAAATGTCACGCCAATGAAGTGAAGGTTTGGCAATCGACTCCTCACTTCCGCACCTTCGAGGAACTGCATCGACGGCCCGCCGCGAAAGAAATCGCTTCGCGTTTGGGAGTCCGCTCGATCAAGTACGACGGCCGGTGCGTGGATTGTCACTACACACAACAAACCGACGTGGCATCGGGCAACGTTCACGCCATCGCCGGCGTGTCATGCGAATCGTGCCACGGATCGGCGAAGAATTGGCTGGACCTGCATCATGACTATGGTGGCGAACAGGTCACCCGAGCCATGGAAACACCGGAACACAAACAACAACGTTTGCAACGCAGCGTGGCCGCCGGCATGCGGAATCCGGTCAACGCCTACCTGGTCGCGCAGAGTTGCTTGCGTTGTCACACGACCGCGGATGAGGAACTGGTCAACGTGGGCGGTCACCCCACTGGCAGCCTGGATTTTGAGTTTGTTTCCTGGAGCCAAGGAACGCTGCGTCACAATTTCATCGCATCCGACGGACAGTCAAACGCCAGCAACACGAAAGATCGTTTGCGAGTGATGTTCGTCAGCGGAATGATCGCGGACTTGGAAGCCAGCCTGCGAGCCACCGCCGCTGCAACTCAAAAAGCCAAATTTGGAGTGACGTCGGCAAAACGAGCCGACCGCGCGGCGAAACGCTTGCTGTCCGTCTCGCAGAAAGTCAGTTCGAAGTATCTCGAGGATATCCTGCTGGTTTACAGTGGCGTGACGCTCAAGCTCAACAATCGCAATGAACTGACGCAAGCCGCCGACACCATCGCGGACCTTGGCTATCAGTTCGCATCCGAAACGAACGGGCATGTGCTCGCACCGTTGGACGCGTTCATTCCGCCACAGAATCGTTGGAAGTAG
- a CDS encoding aldo/keto reductase, producing MNQHVILGLWPIAGVTTVGVTRENAIATIHAAVDAGIRQFDTAYSYGLQGEADERLGAVLRELDPGLREEMHLIGKVGQRYDENGVRVNDGRPETLVVDAENSLRRIGIRCFDTLMLHCVDEEVPVEASAWALQRLVQRGMAKRVGLCNATEEQRAAFATVVPCEAIQCPLNGLQQDTLQTVIADANENQCDVWVYWTLMKGLLAGKISRDHVFAEGDSRPNYPIFQGEARQRAHDIVDQLTVLAADHKRSVANLSISWAVSQPGVTAALVGAHRPEQIADFANAGPLPKPLRREVNRIFATSNDSVAE from the coding sequence TTGAACCAACACGTCATCTTGGGGCTTTGGCCCATTGCCGGAGTCACCACGGTAGGAGTGACTCGTGAGAACGCGATCGCGACGATTCACGCTGCGGTTGATGCTGGCATTCGGCAGTTCGACACCGCCTACAGTTATGGCTTGCAGGGCGAAGCCGATGAACGATTGGGTGCGGTGCTTCGCGAGTTGGATCCGGGTTTGCGAGAAGAAATGCATTTGATCGGCAAGGTCGGCCAGCGGTATGACGAGAACGGCGTCCGTGTGAACGACGGTCGGCCGGAAACGTTGGTGGTGGATGCTGAGAATTCACTTCGTCGAATCGGCATCCGTTGCTTCGATACGTTGATGTTGCACTGCGTGGACGAAGAGGTCCCGGTGGAAGCGAGTGCGTGGGCGCTGCAGCGTTTGGTTCAGCGCGGCATGGCAAAGCGAGTGGGGCTCTGCAACGCGACCGAAGAACAACGTGCCGCATTTGCGACGGTGGTTCCCTGTGAAGCGATCCAATGCCCGCTGAACGGTTTGCAGCAAGACACCCTGCAGACCGTCATCGCCGACGCGAACGAAAATCAGTGCGACGTTTGGGTGTATTGGACGCTGATGAAAGGATTGCTGGCTGGAAAGATCAGCCGCGATCACGTGTTCGCCGAGGGCGACAGTCGCCCGAACTATCCGATTTTTCAAGGCGAAGCGCGTCAACGAGCGCATGACATCGTTGACCAATTGACGGTTCTCGCGGCAGACCACAAACGATCCGTCGCCAACCTGTCGATCTCATGGGCGGTGTCTCAACCCGGAGTCACCGCTGCGTTGGTGGGAGCCCATCGACCGGAACAAATCGCCGACTTTGCCAACGCGGGTCCGCTGCCGAAACCGCTGCGTCGCGAGGTCAATCGGATCTTTGCTACTTCCAACGATTCTGTGGCGGAATGA
- a CDS encoding transcriptional regulator: protein MATTPTTATTVAPGITRVERNNSKGYVVRVCRDGVRNSEYYSDTMCGGKRKALQMAKQRHAELLDYLGPANNSTKDKLTSRNTTGKVGVHLAHSIDNRYPGCEYRAYCASWKTEDGSRKKISFAFNRYGEDEAWELACIARDRETNDRDEVISIRDRQIKRQSRKKTAGKRRR, encoded by the coding sequence ATGGCAACGACACCCACCACCGCGACCACCGTCGCTCCCGGAATCACGCGAGTCGAACGCAACAATTCCAAAGGGTATGTGGTCCGTGTTTGCCGCGACGGAGTGCGCAACTCGGAATACTATTCTGACACCATGTGCGGCGGAAAACGCAAAGCCCTGCAAATGGCAAAGCAACGCCATGCGGAACTGTTGGATTATCTCGGCCCCGCGAACAACTCCACCAAAGACAAATTGACCAGCCGCAACACCACGGGCAAAGTCGGTGTTCACCTGGCCCACTCGATCGACAACCGGTACCCAGGTTGCGAGTACCGCGCCTACTGTGCGTCTTGGAAGACCGAAGACGGCAGCCGCAAAAAGATCAGCTTCGCCTTCAACCGCTACGGCGAAGACGAAGCGTGGGAGCTGGCCTGCATCGCTCGCGATCGCGAAACCAACGACCGCGACGAAGTCATCTCCATTCGAGATCGCCAGATCAAACGTCAGTCGCGAAAGAAAACCGCTGGCAAACGTCGCCGGTAA
- a CDS encoding HEAT repeat domain-containing protein, whose protein sequence is MNSPIVHTTRLTAAYRRYLGSADAPRFAHDVDEHYTPSTLTALLSRGEVENRRAAALALGMLGDRHCVDSLGRALSDEDRGVRLVADDSFHSLIVRDAAPLHHQKLLRVIHLNDGCEYAAALSPAMVLIDQAPLYAEAHHQLAICWHGLEEFEKAETAYQSCLWHCRFHYTAWQSLAKIRMLLGKPNKALDALNRCLDINPDVETARMQRRAIRRRMRESDV, encoded by the coding sequence GTGAACTCACCCATCGTCCACACCACACGCCTGACCGCCGCGTATCGGCGTTACCTTGGCTCGGCGGACGCTCCCCGTTTTGCCCACGACGTTGACGAGCATTACACGCCGTCGACCCTGACCGCCCTGCTATCTCGCGGCGAAGTGGAAAACCGGCGTGCCGCCGCATTGGCATTGGGCATGCTGGGCGACCGCCACTGTGTCGATTCGCTTGGTCGAGCCCTCTCCGACGAAGATCGTGGGGTTCGATTGGTCGCCGACGATTCGTTCCACTCGCTGATCGTGCGAGACGCGGCGCCGCTACATCATCAAAAACTGCTGCGAGTGATTCACTTGAACGATGGATGCGAATACGCCGCCGCGTTGTCACCCGCGATGGTGTTGATCGACCAAGCCCCGTTGTACGCCGAAGCTCATCACCAGTTGGCGATCTGCTGGCACGGGCTGGAAGAATTCGAAAAAGCGGAAACGGCCTATCAGTCTTGTTTGTGGCATTGCCGCTTTCACTACACCGCCTGGCAAAGCTTGGCGAAAATTCGCATGTTGCTCGGCAAACCCAACAAAGCGCTGGACGCGCTCAACCGTTGCTTGGACATCAACCCTGATGTCGAGACGGCTCGGATGCAACGTCGTGCGATTCGTCGCCGCATGCGTGAAAGCGACGTGTAG